Below is a window of Brassica napus cultivar Da-Ae chromosome A5, Da-Ae, whole genome shotgun sequence DNA.
GAAGAGACTTGAGTTTTTACCTCCACTAGAGTATAGAGAATTGTAATGAACTTCGCTCCAGAAGCTAAGCCAAGCCTCTGCAGAACAGAGCAGACGGATTCAAGACACAGAGTAAAGTTGTCTTAGAGAGCGAACAAGGCAGAAAGAGAGGCTTTGTACCTTTAAGAGGATTCTTGTTATGGGGAAGTATCTCGATGTAGGATTGTTCCCGAAATGATGTGACTAAGCAGATCTTCGCTTCAAACTACACTAATGCTGAATCAGCAGCCAGTCATTcattcaagtaaaaaaaaaaagaacgaaaaaCGTGAGTGGATCAAAGGTAAACTTTGCAATGATTCTTCAAGATGCAGTTACTCAAGAGAAGACAGAATCTCTGAGGTGTATTTATAAACTGCTGCAGTCTTATAGTAAACCCAAAACATGatgttattttttctaaaaagaaaaCTTACACGATCTGCAGCAGCTTGAAGAGTAACGTGATCTCCCCATTCACCCGGTCTAATGACATCCAAGAATGAATCAGATAATAATTTTATCCCTCCCTGGTACAAATACAAAAGTAAGAACAAAAGATGACTCACTTTTTCATCTTCCTGGTGTAGTGTCTGTATTTCATCGGTACATATCCTTCGTATAACTTTCGTTGCCTTTTCAACTGGAAAAATGCACATGCTAAATCAGAACAACGGAAGTATTAACTATTAAGTAGAGTATGCGGTCAACAAGTTTGAGATAAACCAAGTCCAGCGGAGTTCACAACTAATGGGATTAGTGTTTAAAAACAACTTCAGGACATGAGGCTTGAGTgctaaagccaaaaaaaaaagtttcagagACTGAAAACGAAGTCACCAGAGAGAAAAACACAGCTTGAGGGGTGAAGAAGCAAGAGTCAATGGACAATTCAAATACATACAATTAACCATTAATCACTGGTGGCACTGACTAATAAATAGATTCATCCCTCAAGTCATTGGCTATACATACAACTAAGCATGCATCCCTGGGGCACCGACTCTAAATTTGTGAACATGAAACAGAGTTGCACTGTGGTTCTGAGACAGTACCTGCTTTACGATATGCTTCCTAACATGCTTATGGTAATCTGGATTACGGAAAAGCTGGTCTGCTAGAGCTCGGAACTGTCAAACCAGTATAACATATGACAGatcaaaatcattaataaaaaaaaaaaaaagtgaagagTCCAAACAAGCTTCTGGCGTACCTGGCAATTACCATCCCCCTCCATCTGTAGTTCAGCTAAACCATATGTGGCCAACCTGAAGAAAAAGGAGAGACCATCAATCAAAACCGATTTGTTTATACACAGCTATATAGATTGAAGAAGGAAACTAATATTCCATCCAAGGCGTTTGACAAATGAATAATCTAAGCAGCATCAAATGAAGATTGCAGAGAGGTATATGAAAGAAAACAAGGAAtgtcagataaaaaaaaaagaaagaaagataagaACCTCACAGAGAGCAGCTCATGGTCTAATGTTGCATCATTTATATCGGGTATTTGATTGTTAACACGAGGAGTGTGCTGCCAAATACGAAATTCCATACAATAAGAAAAAGCAAAAGGTTACTCTCAAGAGTACCAGTAGGACATTCAAAGAAAAGCTACGAATAGCTAACTACCAACACATTCAAgctttatatatatgaatgaaGTATGAgtaggtaaaaaaaaagaagaagcttatCATACAGGGATAGAATCTAAATGAGAGAGTCTCTTCCCAAGCATGCCCTCTCTTCTTAAGCTATCATCTTCAGTTAATATACGCGCAATGGTCTGATCATCCTCTGTATCCGCCACACTGCTACTAAAACTGGAGTTGGAACTCGCACTTGTACTGCCCCCTGCTCCTCCACTTGCAGTTGCAAATGGATTCCTATTGCGTTCATCCATGGTGTTTGGATTCCACACTAAAAAAGGAAGTGTATCAAAAACATATCTTTAAGAGCTCATAAGCTTTCTTATGGATCTAAAGCCCAacccaacaaaacaaaatcccTAATCGTGAGAGACTACTAGCATCAAGTACCCAACCAAACCAAAAATCcaaatgttaaaatattgaaATCCGTAACGGAGGATGATACTTTCCCATTCTCAATCGCATCACGGACCAAAGATCACAccccaaaattcaaaaattgatcGAACAGCAAACAAAAGTTGAGAATTTTTTACCGAAAGTTGAGAAAGCTAAGGCGGAAAGTACACTCAATCCGTTGGCTCGATCAGATAAATAAGATTCTATGATTCGTCTTCTCTCAGGGCCAGGGGAGGTGAggttttcttcttattcttcgtGAGTGTTCCTCTCAAAGACTCGTTTTCGTCTTTCTTCGGCGGTCAAAGGATACGTCAGCCTCCTTTATTTGGCTGAGTCGTACGGTACGTGTAATCCGCGTGTGTGTCTcgtctctctacgtttttctaaTTACTTTTTTTGCTGTTTGATACTAATACACAAACTAATCATTTGAAGTCATTAATTTGAGggttaattaacaaaaaaatttcacgttaatattatttagtttattctGGTAGTCGGTCTGCGCTACAATATACCTACTTGTTATTTAAGttattaagaattttgtaaggttttgtttgttgtgtgttagttttgtaattgaaagtGATGCGTACATAGTGATTAGTGATTGCAAGAGCTAAACATGAAGAGAGTTAGATGTGATATAAGTGAGTTTGTATGTTTCCGAAGCTGTTTTCTTAGTATACAAAACTGGTGAATTTGATTTGCCAGAAGAGTTTGATTTAGAGAAGTGTATGgttaagatattttaaaaaccaAATCAATACATTAGTATACCAATTGATCAATCATACGTTTGATATATTTCCTCTCAGGTCTGAGATTTTGATCAGGAGGATAAAAGGCAAAACATCTTGAAGGAGCTGTCTTGCCCACCACACCACCATAACTCCTGACATTATTGTTCTTAGAGATAATAACGTTTTGAGGATACTCGGGAAATGGATTGTTTCCACGGTTTAACTTTTTCTTAAATTCAAAAAGATTTGCAGGTTACAGAGTTTGTCTGTTTATTGGTTATCACTCTTAATCTATTGTCTTTGATCTATTTATtcataaaaatctatgttttgtTCTAGATACGACCAAAGAAGAAACAATGCCTAGTAGGAAGAACAGAGGAAACACCAAGTGGGCGGGCTAACTCCGGTCATCGGTGTCACCGTCTTCATCGTTGCCATACGCATCAACGACTTCCCCCAAGACGGCCGTTGGAGCTAAGGGAGATTGCGTTGCAACTTGCACGGTGTTTAAGGTGAGTTTGGTCTCGGTGAAGTAAACAATACTAAAAATGGGTCGAACAGAGGCGTTTATTAGATTTCGAGATGATGTTACAAAGGTGGAGAAAGTAAAAGCAGGCCGGAGCTCGTGAGAGCTtaaaccggaaaagtacaaatagCAGAGAGATGATTGTACGGatgataaaccctaatctcgccGCTAAGTTTGTGTAGCTCAGTGTTGATGAtctttctcctttgctttcCTCTCCTTTTATACTCTGTTCGATTACCTTAACCTAATCTCTTTTTACTGATTGGGCTTTGTCGGCCCTTCGGGCCTGATTATGAGGCGCTCGTTCCGAGCCGTTTAGTCGATCAGCCTCGCTTCGCTTGCTCTCCGCTTCGACTAACGGCGCTTCCTGGTTAAGTTGAAGCCTCGAGAATCGGCTTCTGCGCCGACGTCGACTCGGTTTGCTGGATTGGGCCTTTTGTTCGATGGGCTTTGTGGATGGGTTAAATCCATCcccaacagtaagtccccccccaGTTTATTGATGGTCGAGCAATCGATCCTCGATGAATTTGGTGTCTGTGGTTCGGAGAACAAAAGGTTCAACCCGAGCAAGCGACTGACCGTTGAGGAGTCGACCCGTTCAATCGATACTTCTCGATCGAGAGAGTGGATTGACGCGTCCGTTTTTCACGCGTTGCGATCGTGAGATAAATGCTTACGGGTCGAGAAGACGGACCGGCGCATCTGTCGACCACGCGCCTAATTGGGTTTAGGCCCAATTAGGCCTTATTAGGCGTAATGATGGCGCCTTGATCTCCGCGCTTATCTTTTCTTATAAATAGCTCCCCCCCTCTCCACTTCTTTTCATTTCTCTCCGCAGCGCtaaaggtactttctctctctacgctccttctctctctttatctttgTTTTTAGATCTGCGATTATCCGAGATGTCGTCACCCCGTCGTTTGACGCGAGAACAAAAGGGAAAGGGGGCGGTATCTTCTCGGGATTCTGACGATACCCATCACGAAGCGATGATGGATTCGGAAAATATGAACTTATCGCAGCGTCTCTTGGTCTCGGAAGCGAGGGAACAGTTCCGGGGCGATGACGACGGTCAGGAAGCGGTCGACACCTCGATTGTTCCGATCAGCTATTATCCCGGGAACATCTTCGCCGAGGAGAGTCCAATGGAGGTTTGGAGAATTCGACCTTCGGTCGTCGACGGACAAGATTGGTCCAACGTCGAGAGGACGAAGTCCACCGTGGAGTCGGTGGAAGCTATCCTCCGAGATCTCAACGCACACGGGGTCTCGTTCATCATTCCAAAGCGGGACCAGAGGCCTTGGTCGCCTCCGAAGGGATATCAGTGCATCTACGAGTCGTATTTCAGGAACGACACGAAATTATGGTTCCCGATTCCTCGAATCGTCACGGCTTACGCGTTCCGCAGAGGAGTCGCTTTGAGCCAGTTGATGAACGGTTCTCTCCGGTTGATGGTCGTTTTATCGGTGATCGCGGCTGAGGCGGGGACATCGATGAGTGTGAGGTCGTTTGAGGAATTGACTTCAGTTTCGATTTCCGACGATGGGCTCGTCTCGACGAGAATGCGCCCAAACTATAACGTGGTCACGGGTTATCCGACCAAAACTTCAGACTGGCAGCGCTCGTACTTCTACGTGAAGTCGAACAGGTCGGCGTTCGAAGAGCCGCCGAAGTCTGGTTACCGCGTTCTCTGGAATGCAGAGATGGGTACTGCACGCTATCTTATGTGACGATTGTGGTGTGTGCTCGTCTAACgcttatattttctttttgtagttGGTCATCCGAATCTCGCTACGTACCCCGAGGATTGGAAGGAGAGTGCTCGGATTGTCGCGTTGCAGAAGCAAGATCACTGGGAGGATTTTACTCGGGAGAGAATTCAAAGATCTGTAGAACGGATTGCGAGTCGTAAGTTCTCGCTCCTCCTTTATGTTTCCTATCAAGCGAACAAAGTCTTATTGggatttttctttgtttttcgcAGAGCGTTGGGTTTCGGACTTGCTTCCTCTCATCAACCGATCGACCCTGAAACGGTTGTCTCTTTTTACCCGAGCCGAGCAAAAGGAAATCAATCAAGCCCGAACAATGAAGCAATTGCCCGATCTGAGCCTTATTACGGCGGGGAAGATAGGTGCCAAAAAGGGTACTGACGGCTCTGCGGGAGTCGAGATTACGGACGTCGTCCCCGTTATCGCCGAGCAGGCGCCCGCTGGCGGTTCTTCTCAGGGAAAGGcctcgaagaagaagagaggcaAGGAGACTCGGAAAGAGTCTGACGAGATAGGTCAAACCGATCCGGATAATCCCTCGAAGAAGAGTAGTAAGAAGAGGAAAGCCGCGGAACCACCTGTGGAAGACGTTCCCAGAAAAACGAAAACGAAGAAGCAAGACTTCTCCGCGCCCCGACCATCCTCGGTTTGTGAAGAGGAACTCCGAGCCTTGGTCCCTGACGCTACTCCCGAGGTTGGGACCTCGGATGATGACGAGAATGAGACCATCGCTTTGCGTCGGAGAAGACGAGAAGGCTCTCAGCAGAATCGCGGAGCCTTAGTGGGTGATCAAGGCCTCTCTGAGACTCCGAGGGAATTGCCAGCCTCTGAAAGACCGCGAGTCCCTCTGAGGGGCGATTCTTCGGCTCATATCACGGAAGGTTCCGAAACCCGTGTGTCCGGCCGTCCCAAGGAGACCCCGGAGGATGGGTTTAAGTTCGAGTTCAGCCGAGAACTCCCGCTGGCCTGTTACCCGGAGGATTGCGCTCGCTTGCTGCGACTAGTCAAAGGCGGTCCTGACTTGCTTCCTTCAGTGGGGGACCTCATCTTTAAAGATGAGTATGAACATGCTTCTTGCTCGTCGGTAAAGGTACGCGGTTGCTTGTTTCCTTCTTTCCTGAGCCTAAAATTATTTTAGCTAAGtctctcccttttttttttaaatcagagtCACGGCGACTGGAATGTTTTGATCGGGAGGTATGACTCGGCCCTTAGGCGGGCCAGAGAGCAGATCCGCGAGAGCGAAGAAGCCAAGAAGAAAGTGGAGGAGGCTCTTCGGGTGTCTTCGCAAGAAAAGACTGAGGCCGTTGCTCGGGAGAGGTCTCTCAGGAAAGCGTTTGTCGAGACGCGAACATCTGACGCAGCTGAATTGCAGATGTGTAAGGAAGCGATGAACAACCTCGAGGTTGTGGTAGATAAGCAGCGGAAGGAAAAGGTCGACCTAGAAAGGAGGATAGCCGCGGAATCGCTTAGGTATTCCGAGGAGATGACCAGGCTTCGGAAATCTCGTAGGTACGAGGTTACGCACGAGAGGATTCGCGTGTTGATCGCCATGATTGCTAAGGCTGAGAAACGCTTCCATAGGATTTCTCTTCGTGAGGATCAACGGGACAAGTATGACGATGCTAGGTGCCTCTACAGCCAAGCCTTCGGAACGAGGAAATGTCTCGAGCAGATTAAGGCCTCAGGCGTCGAGATCCCGCAGGAAACCATCGATTTCTTCGCTGAGCAAGAGAGGCACTATGAAGAGGAAGCAGAACGCTTGGAAGTAAAGGAAATTCCGGCAGAAGACCTTCGCCTCTCCCCGTTAGTGTTGGAATCCCGGTTTCTGATCGAAGAGATTTGGCGTCAGCTCGACCCGTTTGGATCGAACATTGGTTTAATCGATTCAGAGGCTGCCATTGCTCTTCGTACTCCCCTCGCCGACCGAAATCCCCAATCGGCAGACCCGACGGAGAAACCTGCTCAAACGGCCGTATCGTCCAATCAGAATATCGACCAAGGCGTCGATCCAACGGGGCGAACATCAGAGGGACCGGTTGTCCAGAAAGACGGGGCTGTGCCTACCATCGTGCTGACTGATTCCTCTGCAAAGGCGTCGAAGAACGCCAGCTCGTCGGCTTCCTCGTCAGAAGACCCGGGGAAGGGAGGCGACCTTCCAACCGAGACGCCAGCCGCGAATGTTACCGAGGCAATCCCAACGAAGTTTGGCCGCGTATCGGGTCCCGGAGAGGGTGACGGCAGTGGCGACAAGGATCTTCCTGTGGTCGATTGATAATCCATGTTGTTTGTTGTAActtcttttactctttttttttttttgttgccttGATTCCTCGGAATCTATGAATTCGGCATTCTGTAGAAACTTTGAAATTCCTATTAAGTGTTTATTTGGCTTCGAATCGTAATTCGTTTCTCATTAAGTTGTTCCTGACAACCTTGTCCGTAATTGAATATCAAAGATAtataacaagaaaaaacaagGCAAGGAGTTTTAACGAGTTTCCGAGGAAAAGGTATCTGGATGCTTCGCGGTAACCGAGAGAGATTTGGTCGGCCAACTCATTATTCTCTGATTTGCGATAAGATCCAGAAATTTCGCTCGTGAGTCGGTCAATGCCTCAAGCATCGGTGACGCGGGACTCTGTTTTTCCCGTCGTTTGATATCTGATCAGGATATCTTCGACCAAGTGGGATGAGTGCTCGTGCGCCGCTTTCGAGTTAAGGGGCTAGCATCATTTGATGGGTCTTTTACTCGGGAGAGTGAGACGAAATGTGTTTTTGTTAGGATTTTTAAGGTGAGTTTGGTCTCGGTGAAGTAAACAATACTAAAAATGGGTCGAACAGAGGCGTTTATTAGATTTCGAGATGATGTTACAAAGGTGGAGAAAGTAAAAGCAGGCCGGAGCTCGTGAGAGCTtaaaccggaaaagtacaaatagCAGAGAGATGATTGTACGGatgataaaccctaatctcgccGCTAAGTTTGTGTAGCTCAGTGTTGATGAtctttctcctttgctttcCTCTCCTTTTATACTCTGTTCGATTACCTTAACCTAATCTCTTTTTACTGATTGGGCTTTGTCGGCCCTTCGGGCCTGATTATGAGGCGCTCGTTCCGAGCCGTTTAGTCGATCAGCCTCGCTTCGCTTGCTCTCCGCTTCGACTAACGGCGCTTCCTGGTTAAGTTGAAGCCTCGAGAATCGGCTTCTGCGCCGACGTCGACTCGGTTTGCTGGATTGGGCCTTTTGTTCGATGGGCTTTGTGGATGGGTTAAATCCATCcccaacagtaagtccccccccaGTTTATTGATGGTCG
It encodes the following:
- the LOC106352812 gene encoding OVARIAN TUMOR DOMAIN-containing deubiquitinating enzyme 11 isoform X1 translates to MDERNRNPFATASGGAGGSTSASSNSSFSSSVADTEDDQTIARILTEDDSLRREGMLGKRLSHLDSIPHTPRVNNQIPDINDATLDHELLSVRLATYGLAELQMEGDGNCQFRALADQLFRNPDYHKHVRKHIVKQLKRQRKLYEGYVPMKYRHYTRKMKKPGEWGDHVTLQAAADRFEAKICLVTSFREQSYIEILPHNKNPLKEAWLSFWSEVHYNSLYSSGVPYSSRCSHKTIQEEALALLGLDSYVCIVYSDCVSTL
- the LOC106352812 gene encoding OVARIAN TUMOR DOMAIN-containing deubiquitinating enzyme 11 isoform X2, which encodes MDERNRNPFATASGGAGGSTSASSNSSFSSSVADTEDDQTIARILTEDDSLRREGMLGKRLSHLDSIPHTPRVNNQIPDINDATLDHELLSVRLATYGLAELQMEGDGNCQFRALADQLFRNPDYHKHVRKHIVKQLKRQRKLYEGYVPMKYRHYTRKMKKPGEWGDHVTLQAAADRFEAKICLVTSFREQSYIEILPHNKNPLKEAWLSFWSEVHYNSLYSSGDVPTRQYRKKHWLF